One Miscanthus floridulus cultivar M001 chromosome 11, ASM1932011v1, whole genome shotgun sequence DNA window includes the following coding sequences:
- the LOC136494466 gene encoding uncharacterized protein has translation MVVYVVHTRRERRGWRGGDASAMTSRNLVRLASCSAAATAPAIPSSSSSGGALSLSRAGGRSLRASSPPPPASISSAAVWEFRTLRSDGEDWEEVVVAAGDADAPDALQEATEEHGVVFGVAPTDDEVRAAVASIKQVFEKAPAVDSEAADLQALALPISGHPSSGIFVNHFALGSDASEVGLDEWTEPARLVLNSSALLTKEHRSVLDAFHLLHEDASVQKMVMALSTDKAVWDAVMNNDVVQEFRRSFQDAKETDLKGSSTAPPGFMMWVLENTQAKIREFLEKILGLVNMLFQAGGKNYDFSDDIVKMSFMLSVFVFIVVTIARIR, from the exons ATGGTGGTTTACGTGGTTCATACGAGAAGGGAGCGGCGAGGTTGGAGAGGCGGCGACGCATCAGCCATGACGAGCAGGAATCTCGTGCGCCTCGCCAGCTGCTCCGCCGCGGCCACCGCCCCAGCCatcccatcttcttcctcctccggcggcgcccTTTCACTGTCGCGCGCCGGAGGCCGCTCGCTGCGCGCCTCCTCGCCGCCTCCTCCGGCTTCCATCTCCTCCGCCGCGGTCTGGGAGTTCCGCACGCTGCGCAGCGACGGCGAGGACTGGGAGGAGGTCGTCGTCGCCGCGGGGGATGCCGACGCGCCTGACGCCCTCCAGGAGGCAACGGAGGAGCATGGTGTTGTGTTCGGGGTCGCGCCCACCGACGACGAGGTCCGCGCCGCCGTCGCCAGCATCAAGCA GGTGTTTGAGAAGGCTCCTGCCGTGGACTCTGAAGCGGCTGATCTACAAGCCCTCGCATTGCCCATCTCAGGGCACCCTTCGTCTGGGATATTCGTTAATCATTTTGCTCTGGGTTCTGATGCATCTGAGGTCGGACTAGATGAATGGACTGAACCTGCTAGGCTCGTTCTTAACTCAAGTGCTCTTTTGACAAAGGAACATCGAAGTGTACTGGATGCATTCCACCTATTGCACGAAGACGCTTCTGTTCAG AAAATGGTTATGGCCTTGTCAACTGACAAGGCTGTATGGGATGCTGTGATGAACAACGATGTGGTACAAGAATTCAGGAGATCCTTCCAGGATG CCAAGGAAACTGATCTCAAGGGAAGCTCTACTGCCCCTCCTGGATTTATGATGTGGGTCCTGGAAAACACCCAGGCAAAAATCAGGGAATTCCTTGAGAAAATACTTGGGCTCGTGAATATGCTCTTTCAAGCCGGGGGCAAGAACTACGATTTCTCTGATGATATAGTGAAGATGTCATTCATGCTCTCGGTGTTCGTCTTCATCGTGGTAACTATAGCTCGTATACGCTGA
- the LOC136494337 gene encoding carotenoid cleavage dioxygenase 7, chloroplastic-like, which produces MSQHTIAAMHAVVHHHPGHRAPPPHRCSRGHGRSSVVVRAAAATTVTSNPGAAATAPDSPSAAFWDYNLLFRSQRAESRDPVALRVTEGAIPPDFPAGTYYLAGPGMFADDHGSTVHPLDGHGYLRSFRFSADGGGAATAHYSARYVETAAKREEHDDAGASSWRFTHRGPFSVLQGGTRVGNVKVMKNVANTSVLRWGGRVLCLWEGGEPYELDPRTLETIGPFDILGRIGGTTTDEAARDNDSSEAARRRRRRPWLQEAGIDVAARLLRPVLSGVFSMPAKRLLAHYKIDTKRNRLLMVACNAEDMLLPRSNFTFYEFDANFELVQTQEFVVPDHLMIHDWTFTDSHYVLLGNRIRLDIPGSLLALTGTHPMIAALAVDPSRQSTPVYLLPRSPEAEADASGRDWSVPIEAPSQMWSMHVGNAFEERNARGGINIQLHMSGCSYQWFNFHRMFGYNWQNKKLDPSFMNIARGREWLPRLVQVSIDLDKRGACRGCSVRRLSDQWTRPADFPAINPGFANRRNRFIYAGGASGSRRFLPYFPFDSVVKVDVADGSARSWSAAGRKFVGEPVFVPTGSSEDDGYVLLVEYAVSDHRCHLVVLDARKIGERDAVVAKLEVPKHLTFPMGFHGFWADE; this is translated from the exons ATGTCTCAACACACCATTGCCGCCATGCACGCCGTCGTGCACCACCACCCTGGCCACCGCGCACCGCCGCCTCACCGCTGCTCTCGCGGCCACGGGCGCAGCAGCGTCGTCGTCCGCGCGGCGGCCGCCACCACCGTCACCAGCAACCCGGGCGCCGCGGCGACAGCGCCGGACTCGCCGTCCGCGGCGTTCTGGGACTACAACCTCCTGTTCCGGTCGCAGCGCGCCGAGTCCCGCGACCCCGTCGCGCTCCGCGTCACCGAGGGCGCGATCCCGCCGGACTTCCCGGCGGGCACCTACTACCTCGCAGGTCCGGGGATGTTCGCCGACGACCACGGGTCCACCGTGCACCCGCTCGATGGCCACGGCTACCTCCGCTCGTTCCGCTTCagcgccgacggcggcggcgcggcgacggCGCACTACTCCGCGCGGTACGTGGAGACGGCGGCGAAGCGGGAGGAGCACGACGACGCGGGCGCGTCGTCGTGGCGGTTCACGCACCGGGGCCCCTTCTCGGTGCTGCAGGGCGGGACCCGGGTGGGCAACGTGAAGGTGATGaagaacgtggccaacaccagcGTGCTGCGCTGGGGCGGCCGCGTGCTCTGCCTCTGGGAAGGCGGCGAGCCGTACGAGCTGGACCCGCGGACGCTGGAGACCATCGGCCCGTTCGACATCCTCGGCCGCATCGGTGGCACCACCACCGACGAAGCGGCACGAGACAACGACAGCAGCGAGGctgcgcgtcgtcgtcgtcggcggccGTGGCTGCAGGAGGCAGGGATCGACGTGGCCGCGCGCCTGCTGCGACCGGTCCTCAGTG GTGTCTTCAGCATGCCGGCCAAGCGGCTGCTCGCGCACTACAAGATCGACACCAAGAGGAACCGGCTGCTGATGGTGGCCTGCAACGCCGAGGACATGCTCCTCCCGCGCTCCAACTTCACTTTCTACG AGTTCGACGCCAATTTCGAGCTGGTGCAGACGCAGGAGTTCGTGGTGCCGGACCACCTGATGATCCACGACTGGACCTTCACAGACAGCCACTACGTCCTCCTCGGCAACAGAATCAGGCTGGACATTCCCG GTTCGCTGCTGGCGCTCACGGGCACTCACCCAATGATCGCCGCCCTCGCCGTGGACCCGAGCCGGCAGTCCACACCCGTCTACCTGCTGCCGCGCTCCCCGGAGGCCGAGGCCGACGCCAGCGGCCGCGACTGGAGCGTGCCCATCGAGGCGCCGTCGCAGATGTGGTCGATGCACGTCGGCAACGCCTTCGAGGAGCGGAACGCGCGGGGCGGCATCAACATACAGCTCCACATGTCCGGCTGCTCCTACCAGTGGTTCAACTTCCACAGAATGTTTG GTTACAATTGGCAGAACAAGAAGCTGGACCCGTCCTTCATGAACATAGCCAGGGGCAGGGAATGGTTACCTCGTCTTGTTCAG GTGTCGATCGACCTCGACAAGAGAGGAGCGTGCCGAGGATGCTCCGTCCGGAGATTGTCCGACCAGTGGACCAGGCCGGCGGACTTCCCGGCGATCAACCCAGGCTTCGCCAACCGGAGGAACCGGTTCATCTACGCCGGTGGTGCCTCCGGTTCACGCAGATTCTTGCCGTACTTCCCCTTCGACAGCGTCGTCAAGGTAGACGTCGCTGATGGATCGGCGCGGTCGTGGTCTGCCGCGGGGCGCAAGTTCGTTGGTGAGCCGGTCTTCGTCCCGACCGGCAGTAGCGAGGATGACGGCTATGTTCTGCTTGTCGAG TATGCAGTGTCTGATCACAGGTGCCATCTGGTGGTGCTGGACGCAAGGAAGATCGGGGAAAGGGACGCAGTTGTGGCAAAACTCGAGGTGCCCAAGCACCTCACCTTCCCAATGGGATTCCATGGGTTCTGGGCAGATGAATGA
- the LOC136493398 gene encoding uncharacterized protein → MLTKPHLSNSLLPVPSPPPSSSTLSSNHARPLAAPTCRRRRLRISATSTAAPAPSAAAAAATAALSRVDVLSEALPFIQRFKGKTVVVKYGGAAMKSPELQASVIRDLVLLSCVGLRPVLVHGGGPEINSWLLRVGVEPQFRDGLRVTDALTMEVVEMVLVGKVNKNLVSLINIAGGTAVGLCGKDARLITARPSPNAAALGFVGEVSRVDATVLHPIIAAGHIPVIATVAADETGQAYNINADTAAGEIAAAVGAEKLLLLTDVSGILADRNDPGSLVKEIDIAGVRQMVADGKVAGGMIPKVECCVRALAQGVHTASIIDGRVPHSLLLEILTDEGTGTMITG, encoded by the coding sequence ATGCTCACGAAACCCCACCTCTCCAACTCGCTCCTCCCAGTCCCATCCCCGCCGCCCTCGAGCTCCACTCTCAGCTCCAACCATGCCAGGCCCCTTGCGGCCCCTACTTGCCGTCGCAGGCGGCTCCGCATTTCTGCCACATCCACGGCTGCGCCAGCtccttcggcggcggcggccgctgcCACCGCGGCGCTGAGCCGAGTGGACGTGCTCTCGGAGGCGCTCCCTTTCATCCAGCGATTCAAGGGCAAGACGGTGGTGGTCAAGTACGGCGGTGCGGCGATGAAGTCCCCGGAGCTGCAGGCCTCCGTGATCCGCGACCTCGTGCTCCTCTCCTGCGTCGGCCTCCGCCCTGTGCTCGTCCATGGCGGGGGTCCGGAGATTAACTCCTGGCTGCTGCGCGTCGGCGTCGAGCCGCAGTTCCGCGACGGCCTCCGCGTCACGGACGCGCTCACCATGGAGGTCGTCGAGATGGTGCTCGTCGGGAAGGTCAACAAGAACCTCGTCTCCCTCATCAACATCGCGGGAGGAACCGCCGTTGGCCTCTGCGGCAAGGACGCGCGCCTCATCACCGCGCGCCCGTCCCCAAACGCAGCGGCGCTGGGATTCGTCGGCGAGGTCTCGCGCGTGGACGCCACCGTCCTCCATCCCATCATCGCCGCGGGCCATATCCCGGTTATCGCCACCGTGGCCGCCGACGAGACTGGGCAGGCCTACAACATCAATGCCGATACAGCGGCTGGCGAGATTGCCGCTGCCGTGGGCgccgagaagctgctgctgctcacGGATGTGTCTGGGATTCTGGCGGACCGTAATGACCCTGGGAGCCTGGTGAAGGAGATTGACATTGCTGGGGTGCGGCAGATGGTGGCCGACGGGAAGGTAGCTGGTGGAATGATACCCAAGGTTGAGTGCTGTGTTCGCGCCCTTGCACAAGGTGTACATACCGCAAGTATCATTGATGGGCGTGTCCCACACTCCCTTCTGCTTGAGATTCTTACAGACGAGGGCACGGGCACCATGATCACTGGCTGA
- the LOC136492191 gene encoding putative serpin-Z5 translates to MVDMVTSSSAYLYGILAEMKERPVSIKLPKFAITFSWGDLKGDLSRLGLLLPFSLEVADLSGMCKEDDGDQVVTGAARGPTFLSKVAHTAVVKMDEVGTKAACVRIAGEN, encoded by the coding sequence ATGGTGGACATGGTCACCTCGTCGTCAGCGTACCTGTACGGCATATTGGCCGAGATGAAGGAGAGGCCTGTCAGCATCAAGCTGCCCAAGTTCGCAATCACCTTCAGCTGGGGTGACCTCAAGGGTGACCTCAGTCGGCTGGGCCTCTTGCTGCCGTTCTCGCTGGAGGTTGCCGACCTGAGTGGCATGTGCAAGGAGGACGATGGAGACCAAGTAGTCACCGGCGCTGCACGGGGGCCGACGTTCCTGTCCAAGGTTGCGCACACGGCGGTGGTCAAGATGGACGAGGTGGGAACCAAAGCTGCCTGCGTTCGAATAGCCGGTGAAAACTAG